A genomic window from Calidithermus timidus DSM 17022 includes:
- a CDS encoding bifunctional RecB family nuclease/DEAD/DEAH box helicase produces the protein MKPIADLDRDSIKRLRATELGEFVRFNSCERRFKLEFGNRALAKQLPFAERLFSPLDPVLQAVGRAREDEWERSLRDSAGLTDLSDYDARPEDSDHGKATLWDEFLDRAKRLGPGERAYAREVKVEGDLGAFYVEGRIDFVVVLWRGDQPYLRLVECKATRRDRTYHRVQLGVYRLLVERYLEKRALVIAEAPVKPEHVECVVARIDESTNGNQAILELPPLDLSPILEDIRHLLAEDGSLIRILETDLDDLPYRLEPKCDGCVFNVHCFPESARLHRLELLGLSPSHVRVLRSAGVKSIDSLKNLDPEGPEATQILQTPGFNESLSILVAKARVRSSTLPHGGINPDTYQVEPLPIPWQSQLPEHLIEGRRLVRVYLVVDYDYTENRIGALSAHVTRSDWPLHTGFRRMDDRWEPNPELKERLKEDGTEQLRDVQGEDVIRIKTSKWSGFLDQDRVAERELIQDFFSQLAEAIAKVAGEERAPIHFYVWSRSEMAQLVEGCSRAGSDLLSSLQHLLGCRESLEQLIFSCLQEEADNRFGLGWTSRGLAVVTSLRWFGEVYHWRRQVGSRVLDLDREMTQDIFDFKTDLWLRPDGSWASEHEEGAKKHKFEIRSRFFDSLPAPYWHAYWRELSKLVSDGASPRLKGAVACYNNAAKPLVLREYLRARTHALRWLEERIRFKNLDIVKPALVIADLPDFRLGINSVAQAAVDFLRLEQHVKVAEWVAAHLAPPAYRVPTGRTIPLRDVRVDDEGLVQATIDVSGYSITLEDLEARATFQEGDFVRVTPYSGDPQVPQTVKQLFRAGITCVVERLDWANAEVTLKAIPCNKHNDRYRLFSRSLDPSSEVCEHATLDESPSDYVAVRVDERLMGDHGAHIYRWFNPHTPEIPRMDQLSEEEKALYRQMAEGIKFSDGTSLTPDQIDAVLEGLETRVQLLQGPPGTGKTQVTAVAVLLRTLAHLSVGNVALVSAHTHTAVDNLLERIAVLLPAVAQAAASVSLSLPKITLIKVHSSPEQMSKKPLEVAEEVLSRAPGLEVRNEVAESCASAVKGAIDGSVVIIGGTTGTLLKMAKYLNSRKPFSDRPQRFQADLLVVDEASMMVFPHYLALASLVAESGQIMLAGDHRQLAPILTHDWEEEDRPPTVLYQPFVSAYDAVQNICSLGFVPLESARRSALKYTFRLPEVIRSLIARLYLRDNIDLQGPPQPPEAAMTPASNPWETVWQARTGLFLVVHDERESHQHNPLEAEIVEQILAAGGSLPERSVAVITPHRSQRTLLRTRLQPYQPAVDIIDTVERLQGGERPNVLFSATVSDPAAITANVEFILDLNRSNVAFSRAQRRLVVVCSEALLNHVPPEMEHYESAMLWKSLRSLCTVEIATATLNGHTIRVLRPDQSGIQAMTDRS, from the coding sequence GCCAAGCAGCTACCCTTCGCAGAGAGGCTGTTTAGCCCTCTGGATCCCGTTCTGCAGGCCGTTGGCCGGGCACGTGAAGACGAGTGGGAGCGCTCACTTCGCGATAGTGCAGGCCTTACTGACTTGAGCGATTATGACGCGCGGCCTGAGGATTCCGATCACGGTAAAGCCACGCTGTGGGATGAGTTTCTGGATCGAGCCAAGCGGCTTGGGCCTGGCGAGCGGGCATATGCCCGAGAGGTAAAAGTTGAAGGCGACCTTGGCGCCTTTTATGTCGAGGGGCGCATTGACTTCGTCGTTGTGCTATGGCGCGGAGACCAACCTTACCTTCGGTTGGTTGAGTGTAAAGCCACCCGCCGTGATCGCACCTATCACAGGGTTCAGCTTGGGGTCTACAGGCTGCTTGTGGAGCGGTATTTGGAGAAGCGAGCTTTAGTGATAGCAGAAGCCCCGGTGAAGCCCGAACACGTTGAATGTGTCGTGGCTCGGATTGACGAGAGTACAAATGGAAACCAGGCCATTCTTGAGCTACCACCTCTTGACCTGAGCCCCATTCTCGAGGATATACGTCACCTGCTGGCCGAGGATGGTAGCCTGATTCGAATCTTGGAAACCGATCTCGACGACCTTCCCTACCGGCTAGAACCCAAGTGCGATGGTTGTGTGTTCAATGTCCACTGTTTCCCGGAGAGCGCTCGCTTGCACCGCTTGGAGCTTTTGGGCCTCAGCCCTTCTCACGTGAGGGTGCTCCGCTCCGCAGGGGTAAAAAGCATAGATAGCCTAAAAAACCTTGATCCGGAAGGCCCTGAGGCTACCCAGATCCTCCAGACGCCTGGCTTTAACGAGAGCCTGAGCATACTGGTAGCCAAAGCTAGAGTGAGATCCAGCACACTGCCGCATGGGGGTATTAACCCTGATACCTACCAGGTAGAACCACTGCCTATTCCCTGGCAAAGCCAGCTGCCAGAGCACCTTATCGAAGGGCGGCGGCTAGTGAGGGTCTACCTTGTTGTGGACTATGACTATACAGAAAACCGCATTGGTGCGCTTTCTGCTCATGTTACTCGCAGTGATTGGCCTCTGCATACTGGATTCCGGAGGATGGATGACCGATGGGAGCCAAACCCTGAGCTTAAGGAGCGCCTTAAGGAGGATGGCACAGAGCAGCTCCGTGATGTCCAGGGTGAGGACGTCATCCGTATAAAAACCTCCAAGTGGAGTGGTTTTTTAGATCAGGATCGTGTCGCGGAGCGTGAGTTGATACAAGACTTCTTCTCTCAGCTTGCAGAAGCCATTGCTAAGGTAGCTGGGGAGGAGAGGGCGCCAATTCACTTTTACGTGTGGTCACGGTCAGAGATGGCACAACTGGTCGAAGGCTGCTCAAGGGCAGGATCCGACCTCCTTAGCAGTCTTCAGCACTTGCTTGGGTGCCGCGAGAGCCTTGAGCAGCTCATATTTTCCTGCCTGCAAGAGGAGGCTGATAACCGCTTTGGTCTCGGCTGGACCAGCAGGGGGCTTGCTGTAGTTACATCGCTTAGGTGGTTTGGGGAGGTTTACCACTGGCGTCGCCAGGTTGGGTCACGGGTGCTGGACCTCGACCGGGAGATGACCCAGGATATCTTTGATTTCAAGACCGACCTTTGGCTCAGGCCTGACGGCTCCTGGGCCAGCGAACATGAGGAAGGGGCCAAAAAGCACAAGTTTGAGATACGCAGCCGGTTCTTTGATAGCCTCCCTGCCCCATACTGGCACGCCTACTGGAGAGAGCTAAGCAAATTAGTCTCAGATGGAGCCTCGCCACGGTTGAAGGGAGCCGTTGCCTGCTACAACAACGCAGCTAAGCCTTTGGTCCTTCGGGAGTATCTGCGCGCGCGCACACATGCGCTGCGGTGGCTTGAGGAGCGTATTCGCTTCAAGAACCTAGATATCGTTAAGCCAGCGCTTGTAATCGCCGACCTTCCAGACTTTAGGCTTGGCATTAATAGCGTTGCACAAGCCGCGGTGGACTTCCTCCGGCTCGAGCAGCATGTCAAGGTTGCTGAGTGGGTGGCTGCTCATCTAGCCCCGCCCGCCTACCGAGTACCCACGGGGCGAACAATACCCTTGAGAGATGTTCGTGTGGATGATGAGGGGCTCGTCCAGGCAACCATCGACGTGTCAGGCTACAGCATTACGCTTGAGGATCTCGAGGCTCGTGCTACTTTCCAAGAAGGGGATTTCGTTAGGGTGACCCCATACAGCGGCGATCCACAGGTTCCTCAAACCGTGAAGCAGCTCTTCAGAGCGGGCATCACATGTGTTGTGGAAAGGCTGGACTGGGCGAATGCAGAGGTCACCCTTAAAGCCATACCGTGCAATAAGCATAATGACCGGTACAGGCTGTTTAGTCGGTCACTAGACCCCAGCAGCGAGGTCTGCGAGCACGCAACCCTCGATGAAAGCCCATCGGATTACGTGGCCGTGCGTGTGGATGAACGGCTGATGGGAGATCACGGGGCTCATATCTACCGATGGTTCAACCCACACACCCCAGAAATTCCGCGCATGGATCAGCTGTCGGAGGAAGAGAAGGCGCTTTACCGGCAAATGGCTGAGGGCATCAAGTTCAGCGACGGCACCTCTCTTACCCCAGATCAGATCGACGCGGTGCTCGAGGGGTTAGAAACGCGGGTTCAGCTGCTCCAGGGCCCTCCAGGCACCGGAAAGACCCAGGTGACGGCTGTAGCTGTGCTTCTCCGCACGTTAGCCCATCTCAGCGTAGGAAATGTCGCCTTGGTTTCCGCACACACCCATACGGCGGTGGATAACCTCCTGGAGCGCATAGCCGTGCTGTTGCCCGCTGTGGCTCAGGCTGCTGCCAGTGTCAGCCTATCCTTGCCTAAGATAACTCTGATCAAGGTGCACTCGAGCCCGGAGCAAATGTCCAAGAAACCTCTGGAGGTAGCCGAGGAGGTGCTCAGCCGGGCTCCAGGGCTCGAGGTTAGAAACGAGGTTGCGGAAAGCTGTGCCAGTGCCGTCAAAGGCGCGATTGATGGCTCGGTGGTGATTATTGGCGGCACCACCGGTACGCTCCTCAAGATGGCGAAATACCTAAACTCAAGAAAACCATTTTCCGACCGACCCCAACGCTTTCAAGCGGATCTCCTGGTTGTAGATGAGGCCAGTATGATGGTTTTTCCACATTACCTTGCTTTGGCTAGCTTGGTGGCTGAATCGGGGCAGATCATGTTGGCAGGGGACCATCGACAGCTCGCCCCTATACTGACCCATGACTGGGAGGAGGAAGACCGCCCCCCCACAGTCCTCTATCAGCCTTTCGTAAGCGCCTACGATGCTGTTCAGAACATCTGCTCTCTTGGCTTTGTGCCTCTAGAGTCTGCACGGAGATCGGCTCTCAAGTACACCTTCCGGTTGCCTGAGGTGATTCGATCGCTAATCGCCCGGCTCTACCTTCGGGACAACATTGATCTTCAAGGTCCTCCCCAGCCCCCTGAGGCTGCGATGACCCCCGCCTCCAACCCCTGGGAGACTGTTTGGCAAGCCCGAACGGGGCTGTTTCTTGTGGTGCATGATGAGAGGGAGTCCCATCAGCACAACCCCCTCGAGGCAGAAATCGTTGAGCAGATTCTGGCCGCTGGGGGATCGTTGCCAGAGAGGTCTGTGGCAGTTATCACACCCCACCGCTCCCAACGAACCTTACTGAGAACCCGGCTTCAGCCTTATCAACCCGCGGTGGACATCATTGACACTGTTGAGCGATTGCAGGGGGGGGAGCGCCCGAACGTGCTCTTCTCAGCAACGGTTAGCGATCCTGCGGCCATTACTGCTAATGTGGAGTTCATACTCGACCTGAATCGCTCCAATGTAGCTTTCTCCAGAGCTCAGCGGAGACTGGTTGTAGTGTGCTCGGAGGCCCTGCTGAACCACGTGCCCCCTGAGATGGAGCATTATGAATCGGCAATGCTGTGGAAATCGCTGCGCTCCTTATGCACTGTCGAGATAGCTACAGCCACATTGAATGGCCACACGATAAGGGTTCTCCGGCCTGATCAGAGCGGGATTCAAGCCATGACCGATCGGAGCTGA